In Neisseria brasiliensis, the following proteins share a genomic window:
- a CDS encoding tyrosine-type recombinase/integrase, producing the protein MPLNDRQIKNAKPADKAYKLADSGGLYLQVTPAGGKLWRLKYRISGKEKLLSIGKYPEISLVEAREAAENARRMIVQGQDPAAMKQQAKQERRAALLNTFAHVTKAWHKKNIMRKGWKPNHAARVWRYFETDVFPVIGEMPINEIGKKEIKAVLDKVTARGVPETAEKIRQWIGAVFTYAGFEELTDRNPAALLQGYIKPSETRPMPALPREELTEFYRRLILADCKQSNRICIMLIMLCFARNKEIRGGQWHEIDFERKIWTIPAKRMKRPREHIIPLSDWAIELLNELHDQTGDTPYLFPSRTAADGYISENTAGKIINGMGYYGIATPHGFRSLASSILNEQGYNADAIERQLAHIDENRILERPS; encoded by the coding sequence ATGCCACTAAACGACCGACAAATAAAGAATGCAAAACCCGCTGATAAAGCCTACAAACTGGCTGATAGTGGCGGCCTGTATCTGCAAGTTACACCAGCAGGCGGCAAGCTATGGCGGTTGAAGTACCGTATAAGCGGCAAAGAGAAATTACTTTCAATCGGCAAATACCCAGAAATCTCTTTAGTGGAAGCCCGAGAAGCAGCCGAGAATGCCCGCCGTATGATTGTCCAAGGCCAAGACCCCGCCGCCATGAAGCAGCAGGCCAAGCAAGAGCGTAGAGCAGCCTTACTCAATACTTTTGCCCACGTCACCAAGGCATGGCACAAAAAGAACATCATGCGTAAAGGCTGGAAGCCCAATCATGCCGCCCGTGTTTGGCGGTATTTTGAAACCGATGTTTTCCCCGTTATTGGCGAAATGCCGATAAACGAAATCGGCAAGAAAGAGATAAAGGCCGTATTGGATAAAGTGACCGCGCGGGGCGTACCAGAGACCGCCGAGAAAATCAGACAATGGATAGGCGCGGTATTTACATACGCGGGCTTTGAAGAATTAACCGACCGCAACCCCGCCGCCTTACTGCAAGGCTATATCAAGCCATCTGAAACACGCCCTATGCCCGCCTTGCCGCGTGAAGAATTGACCGAGTTTTACCGCCGTTTGATATTGGCAGACTGTAAGCAGTCAAACCGTATTTGCATTATGCTGATTATGCTTTGCTTTGCCCGCAATAAAGAGATACGCGGCGGCCAATGGCATGAAATCGACTTTGAGCGCAAGATATGGACTATCCCAGCCAAGCGCATGAAGCGGCCGCGTGAGCATATAATCCCCTTATCTGATTGGGCGATTGAGCTGTTAAACGAACTGCACGACCAAACAGGGGATACCCCCTATCTATTCCCCAGTCGCACCGCCGCCGATGGCTATATCAGTGAAAACACCGCAGGCAAAATCATCAACGGCATGGGCTATTACGGCATTGCCACGCCCCACGGTTTCCGCTCCCTTGCAAGCAGCATTCTGAATGAGCAGGGCTATAATGCCGATGCCATTGAAAGGCAGTTAGCCCACATTGACGAAAACAGGATTTTAGAGCGGCCTAGTTAA
- a CDS encoding subtype B tannase has protein sequence MNAVNKTLLAAAVAMGLSACAATSGKTSHDLDFSKQPYTEQSMVVNGETIKFRAYEGIVYVKNPIDAEYEVMNIYVPEQYYQNGNIDGFTAETAPIFFPNQIGGYMPAKPAKPELKRPRGPMVENAVQSPNAAAVALSKGYVVASAGARGRTAATGKAPAAIVDLKAAVRYLKANDKVMPGDAEKIISNGTSAGGAQSSLLGASGNHPDYEAHLKALGAANAGDDIFAVSAYCPITDLEHADMAYEWQFNGVNDYKKMSVTMLDYNVKRELVPGTLTEAQKSLSDKLKPMYPAYINSLNLKDAQGRALTLDQSGNGSFKDFVTGFLAQSAQQQLDAGKEVKADWLAVKNGKVTAIDFAQYAQTAVRQKTPPAFDGVDLSTGENQLFGNADTDKQHFTTFAMSNSTVAGATMAAAQDIKMMNPLNYVGDTDAKMSQNWRIRVGTNDRDTSLAVSAVLAAKLQNHGANVDYALPWGVPHSGDYDLDELFAWMKQVSTQ, from the coding sequence ATGAATGCAGTAAATAAAACATTATTGGCGGCTGCTGTGGCGATGGGGTTGAGTGCTTGTGCGGCAACATCGGGCAAAACAAGTCATGATTTGGATTTTTCCAAACAGCCATACACCGAACAAAGTATGGTGGTGAATGGTGAAACGATTAAATTCCGTGCCTATGAAGGCATTGTGTACGTTAAAAATCCAATCGATGCTGAATATGAAGTGATGAATATTTATGTGCCGGAGCAATATTACCAAAACGGTAATATTGACGGCTTTACAGCAGAAACGGCACCGATTTTCTTCCCTAATCAAATCGGCGGCTATATGCCGGCCAAACCGGCGAAGCCTGAATTGAAACGCCCGCGTGGACCTATGGTTGAAAATGCGGTGCAATCACCGAATGCCGCAGCGGTAGCCTTGTCAAAAGGTTATGTGGTGGCATCGGCAGGCGCGCGCGGACGGACTGCGGCTACTGGTAAAGCACCGGCGGCAATTGTCGATTTAAAAGCGGCAGTGCGCTATTTGAAAGCTAACGATAAAGTGATGCCGGGTGATGCTGAAAAAATCATTTCCAACGGCACCAGCGCGGGCGGTGCGCAGTCTTCATTATTGGGTGCAAGCGGCAATCATCCGGATTATGAAGCGCATTTGAAAGCCCTAGGCGCAGCGAATGCGGGCGATGATATTTTTGCGGTTTCCGCATATTGCCCGATTACCGATTTGGAACACGCTGACATGGCTTATGAATGGCAGTTTAACGGTGTCAACGATTACAAGAAAATGAGTGTGACCATGCTGGATTACAACGTCAAGCGTGAACTGGTGCCGGGTACGCTCACCGAAGCACAAAAATCCTTGTCCGATAAACTCAAGCCCATGTATCCTGCTTACATCAACAGCTTGAATCTGAAAGACGCACAAGGCCGTGCGTTGACCTTGGATCAAAGCGGCAACGGCAGCTTTAAAGATTTCGTGACCGGATTCTTGGCGCAATCGGCACAACAGCAATTGGATGCCGGCAAAGAAGTAAAAGCGGATTGGCTGGCGGTGAAAAACGGCAAAGTAACGGCAATTGATTTTGCCCAATATGCACAAACCGCAGTCCGTCAGAAAACGCCGCCTGCATTTGACGGCGTGGATTTATCGACCGGTGAAAACCAATTATTTGGCAATGCCGATACCGACAAACAGCATTTCACTACCTTTGCCATGAGCAACAGCACCGTAGCAGGCGCAACCATGGCCGCAGCGCAAGACATTAAAATGATGAATCCGCTGAATTATGTGGGGGATACCGACGCGAAAATGTCGCAAAACTGGCGGATTCGTGTCGGCACCAACGACCGCGATACTTCATTGGCGGTCTCTGCTGTGTTGGCGGCCAAGCTGCAAAACCATGGCGCCAACGTTGATTATGCCTTACCGTGGGGCGTGCCACATAGCGGAGACTATGATTTAGATGAATTGTTTGCTTGGATGAAACAAGTGAGTACGCAATAA
- the cysK gene encoding cysteine synthase A, whose protein sequence is MKIANNITELIGNTPLVKLNRLTEGLKADVAVKLEFFNPGSSVKDRIAEAMIEQAEKAGKINKNTVIVEATSGNTGIGLAMVCAARGYKLAITMPESMSKERKMLLRAFGAELILTPAAEGMGGAIAKAQSLVDENPSTYFMPRQFDNAANPQIHRETTAEEVWRDTDGKVDIFVAGVGTGGTVTGVGEVLKQHKPDVKIVAVEPEASPVLSGGEKGPHPIQGIGAGFVPSVLNTTIYDEIVKAPNEAAFETARAMAEKEGILVGVSSGAAVWSALQLAKRPENEGKLIVVLIPSYGERYLSTPLFADLA, encoded by the coding sequence ATGAAAATTGCAAACAACATTACCGAATTAATCGGCAATACTCCTTTGGTGAAATTAAACCGTTTGACCGAGGGTTTGAAAGCCGACGTTGCTGTGAAGTTGGAATTTTTCAACCCAGGTAGCAGCGTAAAAGACCGTATTGCAGAAGCGATGATTGAGCAGGCGGAAAAGGCCGGTAAAATCAACAAAAATACCGTGATTGTTGAAGCAACCAGCGGTAACACCGGTATCGGTTTGGCAATGGTGTGTGCTGCTCGCGGCTATAAATTGGCCATCACTATGCCAGAGAGCATGAGTAAAGAGCGTAAAATGCTGTTGCGTGCATTTGGTGCGGAATTGATTCTCACTCCGGCTGCTGAAGGTATGGGTGGTGCGATTGCCAAAGCACAATCTTTGGTTGATGAAAATCCAAGCACTTACTTCATGCCGCGTCAATTTGACAATGCTGCCAATCCACAAATCCACCGGGAAACCACTGCCGAAGAAGTTTGGCGTGATACCGATGGTAAAGTGGATATCTTTGTAGCTGGTGTGGGTACCGGCGGCACGGTTACTGGCGTGGGCGAAGTGTTGAAACAGCACAAACCTGATGTCAAAATCGTTGCGGTAGAACCGGAAGCCTCACCTGTATTGAGCGGTGGTGAAAAAGGCCCACATCCGATTCAAGGTATTGGTGCCGGTTTCGTACCGAGCGTATTGAATACCACCATTTACGATGAAATCGTTAAAGCACCAAACGAAGCAGCATTTGAAACTGCTCGTGCGATGGCAGAAAAAGAAGGCATCTTGGTGGGTGTTTCTTCCGGTGCAGCCGTTTGGAGCGCATTGCAACTGGCGAAACGTCCTGAAAACGAAGGTAAATTGATTGTAGTATTGATTCCTTCTTATGGCGAGCGTTATCTTTCTACGCCATTGTTTGCCGATTTGGCATAA
- a CDS encoding IS1595-like element ISNme3 family transposase, whose product MKLKNKYQKFSKISEQKFREIIRCFALDLTASDTAKMTGISVRSINPIFLKIRHRIAALCEQSSPLSGVVELDESYFGARRIRGKRGRGASGKTIVFGILKRNGVVYTEIVPDASKASLIKVIRGHISADSEINTDGWKAYDGLVDMGYEKHYRVHHGSNEFARGKQHINGIESFWSYAKGRLAKFHGISKEMFYLHLKETEFRFNHRHEDLGKILMKMLRNNPI is encoded by the coding sequence ATGAAACTAAAAAATAAGTATCAAAAGTTCAGCAAAATTTCAGAGCAAAAGTTTAGAGAAATAATCCGCTGTTTCGCTCTTGATTTGACCGCTTCCGATACTGCTAAAATGACCGGCATTAGTGTACGCAGTATCAATCCTATTTTCCTGAAAATCAGACACAGGATTGCTGCTCTGTGCGAACAAAGCTCACCACTGTCCGGTGTGGTCGAATTAGATGAATCTTACTTTGGTGCGCGACGTATCAGGGGTAAGCGCGGTCGCGGAGCGTCAGGTAAAACCATCGTATTTGGCATACTGAAACGCAATGGCGTGGTCTATACGGAAATCGTTCCCGACGCTTCGAAAGCCTCACTAATCAAGGTCATACGTGGTCACATATCTGCTGACAGTGAAATCAATACTGACGGCTGGAAAGCATATGACGGTCTTGTCGATATGGGCTATGAGAAGCATTACCGTGTCCATCATGGTTCCAATGAGTTTGCTCGAGGAAAGCAACATATCAATGGTATTGAATCTTTTTGGAGTTATGCTAAGGGGCGTTTGGCTAAATTTCATGGTATTTCCAAAGAGATGTTTTATCTGCATCTCAAAGAAACGGAGTTTAGGTTTAACCACCGGCATGAAGATTTAGGTAAAATATTAATGAAGATGCTTCGAAATAACCCAATTTAA
- the ribA gene encoding GTP cyclohydrolase II, with protein MTKAVKFVASCRLPTEFGVFTMHGFEEESGQEHVALVMGDVSDGLPVLSRIHSECLTGDALFSQKCDCGPQLQAAMQAVQQEGRGVIVYLRQEGRGIGLINKIRAYQLQDQGRDTVEANVELGLPVDARDFTLAKSIYDHLGVHEVKLLTNNPEKVKTLQKADINVVARIPLQVGENVENERYLHTKADKLGHFLYEKS; from the coding sequence ATGACTAAAGCAGTAAAATTCGTGGCTTCCTGCCGTCTGCCGACTGAATTCGGTGTGTTTACCATGCATGGCTTTGAAGAAGAAAGCGGCCAAGAACACGTGGCACTGGTGATGGGCGATGTTTCAGACGGCCTGCCGGTTTTGTCGCGCATCCACTCGGAATGCTTGACCGGCGACGCCCTATTCTCGCAAAAATGTGATTGCGGTCCACAATTGCAGGCAGCCATGCAGGCAGTGCAGCAAGAAGGCCGCGGCGTGATTGTTTATTTGCGCCAAGAAGGCCGAGGCATCGGCTTGATCAACAAAATCCGTGCCTACCAATTGCAAGACCAAGGCCGTGACACAGTGGAAGCTAATGTTGAACTCGGCCTGCCAGTCGATGCACGTGACTTCACCTTGGCTAAAAGTATTTATGATCACTTAGGCGTGCATGAAGTAAAACTGTTGACCAACAATCCGGAAAAAGTCAAAACGCTGCAAAAAGCCGATATTAATGTAGTGGCACGCATTCCGTTACAGGTTGGTGAAAATGTTGAAAACGAGCGCTATCTGCACACAAAAGCGGATAAATTAGGCCATTTCCTTTATGAAAAATCCTAA
- the sdhC gene encoding succinate dehydrogenase, cytochrome b556 subunit — translation MSAKPRPVFLEIPNIRLPIPGIVSILHRVSGVVLFVALPVLLYLLSGTLSQESDFEAYRAFVANPLVKLALIGLLWAYLHHSLAGIRFLLLDAHKGLELNTARNTAKLVFIAALVLTVVIGALLW, via the coding sequence ATGTCCGCCAAACCACGTCCTGTCTTTCTAGAAATCCCTAATATTCGCTTGCCGATACCGGGGATTGTTTCTATTTTACACCGCGTCAGCGGTGTTGTTTTGTTTGTTGCCTTGCCGGTATTACTTTACTTGCTTTCAGGCACATTAAGTCAAGAATCAGATTTTGAAGCTTATCGTGCCTTTGTTGCCAATCCGCTGGTGAAACTGGCTTTGATTGGTTTGCTGTGGGCATATCTGCATCACAGTTTGGCCGGTATCCGCTTCCTGTTGTTGGATGCGCATAAAGGTTTGGAATTAAACACAGCCCGTAATACTGCCAAGCTGGTGTTTATTGCTGCTTTGGTATTGACTGTAGTGATTGGAGCCTTGTTATGGTAG
- a CDS encoding TonB family protein, translated as MNIRQTLTALVAFTVLAASQAAMANNIAFYQKASEATAPITGKVAVRLTIGADGDVHNVRVVRSSGSSSIDNSAVQWMEAQTMSPVLINGIAKEFSVVKEIKFSEGKNIQQASLK; from the coding sequence ATGAACATCCGTCAAACTTTAACCGCTTTAGTTGCTTTCACCGTTTTAGCTGCTTCACAAGCCGCCATGGCAAACAATATTGCTTTCTATCAAAAAGCATCTGAAGCCACCGCTCCGATTACGGGCAAAGTTGCGGTGCGATTGACCATTGGTGCAGACGGCGATGTTCACAATGTACGTGTGGTTCGCAGCAGCGGCTCAAGCAGCATCGACAACAGCGCCGTTCAATGGATGGAAGCGCAAACCATGTCACCTGTTTTGATCAACGGCATTGCCAAAGAATTCAGCGTTGTGAAAGAAATTAAATTTTCAGAAGGCAAAAACATTCAACAAGCCAGCTTGAAATAA
- a CDS encoding type II toxin-antitoxin system prevent-host-death family antitoxin yields MQTMTSREFNQQSGKAKQAAQAAPVIITNRGKPEFVLMIYAEYLKLTGQAQETAKAV; encoded by the coding sequence ATGCAAACCATGACAAGCCGTGAATTTAACCAGCAGAGCGGGAAGGCAAAGCAGGCCGCGCAAGCCGCGCCGGTTATCATAACCAATCGGGGAAAGCCTGAATTTGTATTGATGATTTATGCGGAATATCTGAAATTGACCGGCCAAGCGCAGGAAACCGCAAAGGCCGTCTGA
- a CDS encoding YkvA family protein has product MNDSNSASPEDYIPKFRRKKLDEPGFLRKLGRFAGRLGAPVVRQLYALYFLWKSPHTPKQAKMIILGALVYFFSPIDAIPDLLGPLGFTDDIAVITMVYSQMKAYLTEDIREQARIATDKILGKK; this is encoded by the coding sequence ATGAACGACTCAAACTCTGCTTCTCCTGAAGACTATATTCCCAAATTCAGACGCAAAAAACTCGATGAACCCGGTTTCTTGCGCAAGCTTGGCCGTTTTGCCGGCAGATTGGGCGCGCCGGTAGTGCGCCAGCTTTATGCGCTGTATTTTTTATGGAAATCACCGCATACACCCAAACAAGCCAAGATGATTATCTTAGGCGCATTGGTATATTTCTTCAGCCCGATTGATGCCATTCCTGATTTATTGGGACCATTGGGGTTCACCGATGATATTGCCGTAATCACAATGGTGTACAGCCAAATGAAAGCTTATCTGACTGAAGACATTCGCGAACAAGCACGCATTGCCACCGATAAGATTTTAGGTAAAAAATAA
- the fdhE gene encoding formate dehydrogenase accessory protein FdhE: MKTTTIKPVEEIQKGLFHTPFWLAPEQEIFAERAVRFKELAQADKSEWNLYLTLLSTVCEAQQAVMARHDLTLNQLSEGATVLPEALNSDVPSEFYDVFGDILKEVNGKITATAAIEVSKLKALSQEQAKALAKRVLTQTTEDQDRSAEIWVQAALQVIWTAWALQLTEDHVPPTEDRTICPCCGTEPVGSVVLIKGDLNGFRYMHCPLCNSRWNVLRAKCPTCGDAGNMRIQHIDEKSTPELAPVYQGAHAESCKSCHSYRKLYRLDKQQYADPVADDLASLGLDIVVGEAGFDRAGGNPFLLLD, encoded by the coding sequence ATGAAAACCACCACCATCAAGCCGGTTGAAGAAATCCAAAAAGGCTTGTTCCACACCCCATTCTGGCTCGCGCCGGAACAAGAAATCTTTGCCGAGCGCGCCGTGCGTTTCAAAGAATTGGCGCAGGCAGACAAAAGCGAATGGAATCTTTACCTGACGCTGCTTTCCACCGTTTGCGAAGCGCAACAAGCCGTGATGGCGCGCCATGATTTGACCTTGAATCAATTGAGCGAAGGCGCAACTGTTTTGCCGGAAGCCTTGAATAGCGATGTACCGTCTGAATTTTATGACGTATTCGGCGACATTCTGAAAGAAGTAAACGGCAAAATCACTGCCACCGCCGCCATCGAAGTGAGCAAATTAAAAGCCTTAAGCCAAGAACAAGCCAAAGCCTTGGCCAAGCGCGTATTAACCCAAACCACCGAAGACCAAGACCGCTCAGCCGAAATCTGGGTGCAAGCCGCATTGCAAGTGATTTGGACGGCATGGGCTTTGCAACTGACCGAAGATCATGTACCGCCAACCGAAGACCGCACCATCTGCCCTTGCTGCGGTACCGAACCGGTCGGCAGCGTGGTGTTGATCAAAGGCGATTTAAACGGCTTCCGCTACATGCACTGCCCATTGTGCAACAGCCGCTGGAACGTGCTGCGCGCCAAATGCCCGACTTGCGGCGATGCCGGCAATATGCGCATTCAACACATCGACGAAAAAAGCACGCCTGAATTGGCGCCGGTCTATCAAGGCGCGCATGCTGAAAGCTGCAAATCCTGCCACAGCTACCGCAAACTCTACCGCCTCGACAAACAGCAATACGCCGATCCAGTCGCTGACGACTTGGCCTCACTGGGCTTGGACATTGTGGTCGGTGAAGCCGGTTTCGATCGCGCCGGGGGCAATCCGTTTTTATTGTTAGATTGA
- a CDS encoding membrane lipoprotein lipid attachment site-containing protein, with product MKKILSAALAITALSACSVGTPGMSVGLGVGTRLGSHVGLGTSLNIPVRLDQTKIGSNTNQSKNNGGVNIVDEQIVTYFDAHGNASNNAVKGGFYRQLLSKRNNEYVVQDFYSDNSIKRTDPYTINRNQLMQFRATPTNGSLTTYAYNGNVMQQQVFQNGKLVSAKY from the coding sequence ATGAAAAAGATTCTGTCAGCTGCACTCGCCATCACCGCTTTAAGTGCCTGCTCGGTAGGCACACCCGGCATGTCTGTGGGCTTAGGCGTGGGCACCCGACTGGGCAGCCATGTCGGCTTGGGCACTTCTTTAAATATCCCTGTGCGCTTGGATCAAACCAAAATCGGTTCCAACACCAACCAAAGTAAAAACAACGGCGGCGTCAATATTGTTGACGAGCAAATTGTGACTTATTTTGACGCCCACGGTAATGCTTCAAATAATGCGGTGAAAGGCGGTTTTTACCGTCAATTATTAAGCAAACGCAATAATGAATATGTGGTGCAAGATTTTTACAGCGACAACAGCATCAAGCGCACCGACCCTTACACCATCAACCGCAACCAATTGATGCAATTTCGCGCAACACCGACCAACGGCTCTCTGACAACTTATGCCTACAACGGTAACGTTATGCAGCAACAAGTTTTCCAAAACGGTAAATTGGTTAGCGCAAAATACTGA
- a CDS encoding lipoprotein, giving the protein MTHMKKYIPLLFTLAALAGCQSIYVPTLKEVPVRPTNVQVTEKPAAGFRLASSHWSDVSKIRDEATRLSYQVSQGKMTKVQAAQYLNRYRIQLVGRNSVDDSMYEVYLRSAVDSQRGEITTQQSKLYIQNALRGWQQRWKSMNSKPSNPAFTNFLMEVMNMSPLQ; this is encoded by the coding sequence ATGACCCACATGAAAAAATATATCCCCCTCTTATTTACATTGGCGGCACTTGCCGGTTGTCAATCTATTTACGTGCCAACCTTAAAAGAAGTGCCGGTGCGCCCGACTAATGTCCAAGTAACTGAGAAGCCGGCTGCCGGTTTCCGTCTAGCTTCTAGTCACTGGTCGGATGTTTCCAAAATCCGTGACGAAGCGACGCGTTTGAGCTATCAGGTCAGTCAAGGAAAGATGACCAAAGTTCAAGCGGCTCAATACTTGAATCGCTATCGCATCCAATTGGTTGGCCGCAACTCTGTTGACGACAGTATGTATGAAGTGTATTTGCGTTCTGCCGTAGATAGCCAACGTGGTGAAATCACCACTCAACAATCTAAGCTGTATATTCAAAACGCTTTGCGCGGTTGGCAGCAGCGTTGGAAGAGCATGAACAGCAAACCAAGCAATCCGGCATTTACCAACTTCCTGATGGAAGTGATGAATATGTCGCCATTGCAATGA
- the fdhD gene encoding formate dehydrogenase accessory sulfurtransferase FdhD, translated as MTSLPLQSYTVYRADSDGLREEQDVLAEETAIALVYNGITHVVLMATPQNLEALALGFSLSEGILTTASELYDIEVNEACDGIEVHLDIASARFQALKERRRNMTGRTGCGLCGIDSLAAVKPQLPQVPRGQALAIRNIQTALADFDNHQPLRQSVGSVHGVAWVQNGRISAAFEDVGRHNALDKLIGHGTQQAYNWQQGFALISSRASYEMVAKAAAMGIGCIVAVSAPTALAVRLAEQAGMTLIGFARPHKFTVYTHPQYIVK; from the coding sequence ATGACTTCCCTTCCCCTGCAAAGCTATACCGTATATCGCGCTGATTCAGACGGCCTGCGTGAAGAACAAGACGTGCTAGCCGAAGAAACCGCCATCGCCTTGGTCTACAACGGCATTACCCATGTGGTATTGATGGCTACGCCGCAAAATTTGGAAGCCTTGGCCTTGGGATTCAGCTTGAGCGAAGGCATTTTGACCACCGCTTCCGAGCTGTACGACATTGAAGTCAACGAAGCCTGCGATGGCATTGAAGTGCACCTCGACATCGCTTCCGCACGTTTTCAAGCCTTAAAAGAGCGTCGCCGCAACATGACCGGCCGCACCGGTTGCGGTTTGTGTGGCATCGACAGCTTGGCTGCGGTCAAACCGCAATTGCCGCAAGTACCCCGCGGCCAGGCATTGGCCATCCGCAACATTCAGACGGCCTTAGCCGATTTCGACAACCATCAGCCCTTGCGTCAATCCGTTGGCTCGGTACACGGCGTGGCTTGGGTACAAAACGGTCGTATTTCAGCCGCGTTTGAAGATGTCGGCCGCCACAATGCCTTAGACAAATTAATCGGCCACGGCACGCAACAGGCTTACAATTGGCAGCAAGGTTTCGCGCTGATTTCCAGCCGCGCCAGCTATGAGATGGTCGCTAAAGCCGCTGCGATGGGCATAGGCTGCATTGTTGCCGTCTCCGCCCCAACCGCGCTGGCCGTGCGCTTGGCCGAACAAGCCGGCATGACCTTAATCGGCTTCGCCCGCCCGCATAAATTTACCGTTTATACCCACCCGCAATATATTGTGAAATAA
- the dapF gene encoding diaminopimelate epimerase, whose translation MKTLKFTKMHGLGNDFMVVNAIEQQFDPTEAPLAQWSDRFRGVGFDQLLVVEKPSSEAVDFRYRIFNADGGEVEQCGNGARCFVRFVVDKGLTDKQEILVETASGVIVPKLLDNGLVTVNMGKPKFMPSEIPFVPVSDEADDALTHIVLVGLESIPVSCVNMGNPHAVIVVEDTQNAPVEHWGEAIESHSQFPERVNVGFMQVVDRQSIQLRVYERGAGETQACGTGACAAVVAGVRLGLLDGGVPVKVSLPGGDLFISWQNGDDVMMTGLAETVFEGELQY comes from the coding sequence ATGAAAACTTTAAAATTCACAAAAATGCATGGCTTGGGTAATGATTTCATGGTGGTCAACGCGATCGAACAGCAGTTTGACCCAACAGAAGCGCCTTTGGCACAATGGTCTGACCGTTTCCGTGGGGTGGGCTTTGACCAGCTTTTAGTGGTGGAAAAACCATCATCTGAAGCGGTGGATTTTCGTTACCGCATTTTTAATGCCGATGGCGGGGAGGTAGAGCAATGCGGGAACGGTGCGCGTTGTTTCGTGCGTTTTGTGGTGGATAAAGGGTTGACTGACAAGCAGGAAATTTTGGTGGAAACCGCCAGTGGTGTGATTGTGCCCAAATTGTTGGATAATGGCTTGGTTACTGTGAATATGGGCAAACCAAAATTTATGCCGTCTGAAATTCCGTTTGTGCCGGTTAGTGATGAAGCAGATGATGCCTTAACACATATTGTGCTGGTGGGCTTGGAATCCATTCCGGTAAGTTGCGTCAATATGGGTAATCCGCATGCGGTCATTGTAGTGGAAGATACGCAAAATGCGCCAGTCGAGCATTGGGGTGAGGCCATTGAATCGCATAGCCAATTTCCGGAACGCGTAAATGTTGGTTTTATGCAGGTTGTGGATCGCCAATCGATTCAGTTGCGTGTGTATGAACGTGGGGCGGGTGAAACGCAAGCATGCGGCACCGGCGCGTGTGCGGCAGTTGTGGCCGGTGTACGCTTAGGTTTACTGGATGGGGGTGTGCCGGTTAAGGTGAGCTTGCCGGGGGGCGATTTGTTTATCAGCTGGCAGAATGGTGATGATGTGATGATGACCGGTCTTGCTGAAACAGTATTTGAAGGCGAGTTGCAATATTAA
- a CDS encoding protein kinase family protein — protein MNRQDEMHKDTEKWESRELGASETYARRADIDLNALDESLGLKPISIRLQQGMIDDLKAIAAFHGIGYQPLIKQILARFIESEQKMLANEMIRETLKQRENQDSDAA, from the coding sequence ATGAACAGACAAGACGAAATGCACAAAGACACGGAAAAATGGGAAAGTAGAGAATTAGGAGCAAGCGAGACATACGCGCGCCGCGCTGATATAGACTTAAACGCCCTAGATGAATCACTAGGCTTAAAGCCTATCTCAATCCGTTTACAGCAAGGCATGATTGACGATTTGAAAGCTATTGCCGCCTTTCATGGCATAGGCTATCAACCGTTGATTAAGCAGATTTTGGCACGTTTTATCGAGAGTGAACAAAAAATGCTGGCTAATGAGATGATACGCGAAACACTAAAACAGCGTGAAAACCAAGACAGCGATGCGGCCTAA